Proteins encoded together in one Polaribacter reichenbachii window:
- a CDS encoding deoxynucleoside kinase yields the protein MHVAIAGNIGAGKTTLTKLLAKHFNWKPHFESVDENPYLDDFYGEMERWSFNLQVYFLNSRFRQILELRETGKNIIQDRTIYEDAHIFAPNLHAMGLMTNRDYGNYSSLFELMENLVQPPDLLIYLRADISTLVGQIHKRGRDYENSISIDYLSRLNERYEAWISTYTKGKLLVIDVDNLDFVSNQEDLGYIIDRIDAQINGLF from the coding sequence ATGCACGTTGCAATTGCGGGAAATATTGGTGCTGGCAAAACCACCCTAACCAAACTTTTAGCCAAACATTTTAATTGGAAACCCCATTTTGAGTCTGTAGATGAAAACCCTTACTTAGATGATTTTTATGGAGAAATGGAACGCTGGTCGTTTAATTTACAGGTTTACTTTTTAAACAGTCGTTTTAGACAAATTTTAGAATTAAGAGAAACTGGTAAAAACATTATACAAGACAGAACCATTTACGAAGATGCTCATATTTTTGCACCAAATTTACACGCAATGGGTTTAATGACCAATAGAGATTATGGTAATTATAGTTCTTTATTTGAGTTGATGGAAAACTTAGTACAACCACCAGATTTGTTAATTTATTTAAGAGCAGATATTTCTACCTTAGTTGGGCAAATTCATAAACGTGGTAGAGATTACGAAAACTCTATAAGCATCGATTATTTAAGTAGACTTAATGAGCGTTATGAAGCTTGGATTTCTACTTACACAAAAGGTAAACTATTAGTAATAGATGTAGATAATTTAGATTTTGTTTCTAATCAAGAAGATTTAGGATATATTATTGACAGAATTGATGCACAAATAAATGGTCTTTTTTAA
- a CDS encoding response regulator transcription factor, giving the protein MSKIKVLLAEDEASLGMIVKESLETRDFTVFHAENGEEAYKIYQTEKPDILVLDVMMPKKDGFTLAKEIRQENKGIPIIFLTAKSQTSDVLDGFNLGGNDYLKKPFSMEELIVRIKALLNRIELKTNVETIKIGEYIFNFTKQTLAHSNAVETLTHREAQLLFYLFEKKNEVLDRTFILNKLWGNNDFFNARSMDVFISKLRKKLKKDTNIQILNVRGFGYKLIC; this is encoded by the coding sequence ATGTCTAAAATAAAAGTACTTTTAGCAGAAGATGAAGCTAGTTTAGGAATGATTGTAAAAGAAAGCTTAGAAACTAGAGATTTTACAGTTTTTCACGCAGAAAATGGCGAAGAAGCTTACAAAATTTATCAAACAGAAAAACCAGACATTTTAGTGTTAGATGTAATGATGCCTAAAAAAGATGGTTTTACTTTAGCCAAAGAAATAAGGCAAGAAAACAAAGGAATTCCTATTATTTTTTTAACAGCAAAATCGCAAACTAGCGATGTTTTAGATGGTTTTAATCTTGGTGGTAATGATTATTTAAAAAAACCATTCTCTATGGAAGAGCTAATTGTTAGAATTAAAGCGCTTCTCAATAGAATTGAATTAAAAACAAATGTTGAAACAATTAAAATTGGCGAATATATTTTTAATTTCACCAAACAAACATTAGCACATTCTAATGCTGTAGAGACCTTAACTCACAGAGAAGCTCAATTACTTTTTTATCTCTTTGAAAAGAAAAACGAAGTTTTAGATAGAACTTTTATTCTAAACAAATTATGGGGTAATAACGACTTTTTTAATGCCAGAAGTATGGATGTTTTTATAAGTAAACTCAGAAAAAAATTAAAGAAAGACACCAACATTCAAATTTTAAATGTTAGAGGTTTTGGATATAAATTGATTTGTTAA